The following are from one region of the Mycolicibacterium diernhoferi genome:
- the glf gene encoding UDP-galactopyranose mutase translates to MTAEPDHVDLFVVGSGFFGLTIAERVANELGKRVLVVDRRSHIGGNAYSEPDPETGIEVHRYGAHLFHTSNQRVWDYVRQFTDFTGYQHRVFALHKGQAYQFPMGLGLVSQFFGRYYSPDEARALIAEQSAEIDTADARNLEEKAISLIGRPLYEAFVKHYTAKQWQTDPTELPAAVISRLPVRYNFDNRYFNDTYEGLPVDGYTAWLQNMANHENIEVRLDTDWFDVRDELRAASPNAPVVYTGPLDRYFDYADGRLGWRTLDFETEVVATGDFQGTPVMNYNDADVPFTRIHEFRHFHPERDYPTDKTVIMREYSRFADDDDEPYYPINTDSDRALLAGYRERAKAETAAAKVLFGGRLGTYQYLDMHMAIASALNMYDNILAPHLRDGAALSVNDEGSNS, encoded by the coding sequence ATGACCGCTGAACCAGATCACGTGGATCTTTTCGTCGTCGGCTCCGGATTCTTCGGCCTGACGATCGCTGAACGCGTGGCCAACGAACTCGGCAAGCGAGTGCTCGTCGTCGACCGGCGCTCCCATATAGGAGGTAACGCCTACTCGGAGCCGGACCCCGAGACCGGGATCGAGGTGCACCGTTACGGTGCGCACCTGTTCCACACCTCCAATCAGCGGGTCTGGGATTACGTCCGGCAGTTCACCGACTTCACCGGCTACCAGCACCGGGTGTTCGCGTTGCACAAGGGGCAGGCCTACCAGTTCCCGATGGGGCTGGGCCTGGTGTCGCAGTTCTTCGGCCGCTACTACAGCCCGGACGAGGCACGCGCGCTGATCGCCGAGCAGTCCGCCGAGATCGACACCGCCGATGCGCGCAACCTCGAAGAGAAGGCCATCTCGCTGATCGGCCGTCCGCTGTACGAGGCCTTCGTCAAGCACTACACCGCCAAGCAGTGGCAGACCGACCCCACCGAGCTGCCCGCGGCGGTGATCAGCCGGCTCCCGGTGCGCTACAACTTCGACAACCGCTACTTCAACGACACCTATGAGGGTCTGCCGGTCGACGGGTACACCGCCTGGCTGCAGAACATGGCGAACCACGAGAACATCGAGGTGCGCCTCGACACCGACTGGTTCGACGTCCGGGACGAGCTGCGCGCGGCGTCCCCGAACGCGCCGGTGGTGTACACCGGCCCGCTCGACCGCTACTTCGACTATGCGGACGGCCGCCTGGGCTGGCGCACGCTGGACTTCGAGACCGAGGTCGTGGCGACCGGGGACTTCCAGGGCACCCCGGTGATGAACTACAACGACGCCGACGTGCCCTTCACCCGGATCCACGAGTTCCGGCACTTCCATCCGGAGCGGGACTACCCGACCGACAAGACCGTGATCATGCGGGAGTACTCCCGTTTCGCCGATGACGACGACGAGCCCTACTACCCGATCAACACCGATTCCGACCGCGCGTTGCTGGCCGGGTACCGGGAGCGGGCGAAGGCCGAGACCGCGGCGGCCAAGGTGCTCTTCGGTGGCCGATTGGGCACCTACCAGTACCTCGACATGCACATGGCGATCGCCAGTGCCCTGAACATGTACGACAACATTCTGGCGCCGCACCTGCGCGACGGGGCGGCCCTGAGTGTCAACGACGAAGGCAGTAATTCATGA
- a CDS encoding glycosyltransferase has protein sequence MSGIPSGALDSTESRAVSLLARVILPRPGEPLDVRKLYIEESSTNARRAHAPTRTTLEIGAESEVSFATYFNAFPASYWRRWSVLGSVVLRVELTGRARVDVYRSKANGARITVGGTEASGAEDGTPAVVEFEVDLAPFEDGGWIWFDITTNTNVTVSHAGWYAPMAAPGRADIAIGIPTFNRPADCVNALAALTSDPLVDEVISAVIVSDQGTRQAKDHPGFAAAAAALGDRLSVRYQPNLGGSGGYSRVMYEALKNTDCEQILFMDDDIRVEPDSILRALALNRFAKTPTLVGGQMLNLQEPSHLHVMGEMVDSANFMWTGAVNTEYDHNFAKYPLNDEEQERSKLLHRRIDVDYNGWWMCMIPRQVAQELGQPLPLFIKWDDAEYGLRAAEHGYPTVTLPGAAIWHMAWSDKDDAIDWQAYFHLRNRLVVAALHWDGKISGLLLSHLKATLKHLLCLEYSTVAIQNKAMDDFLAGPDHIFSILESALPDVRKLREQFPDAVVLESATVLPAPSDKRWRRKVSIPTNPLSILIRLTQGVLHQLSVHNPEHHVRPQINVATQDARWFSLCKVDGVTVTTADGCGVVYRQRDRARMFELLRESVSRQIKLGRKFNKMRKVYRKARPELTSTERWEAVLLATEPASPALEKA, from the coding sequence ATGAGCGGGATCCCTTCCGGTGCACTCGACTCCACGGAGTCACGCGCAGTGAGCCTGCTGGCGCGGGTGATCCTTCCGCGTCCCGGTGAGCCGCTCGACGTGCGCAAGCTCTACATCGAGGAGTCCTCGACCAACGCGCGCCGCGCACACGCCCCGACCCGCACCACGCTGGAGATCGGCGCCGAGTCCGAGGTCTCCTTCGCCACCTACTTCAATGCCTTCCCGGCCAGCTACTGGCGCCGCTGGTCGGTGCTGGGCTCGGTGGTGCTGCGCGTCGAACTCACCGGCAGAGCGCGCGTCGACGTCTACCGGTCCAAGGCCAACGGTGCCCGGATCACCGTCGGTGGCACCGAGGCGAGCGGCGCCGAGGACGGCACGCCGGCCGTGGTGGAGTTCGAGGTCGACCTCGCCCCGTTCGAGGACGGCGGCTGGATCTGGTTCGACATCACCACCAACACCAACGTGACCGTCTCGCACGCCGGCTGGTACGCGCCGATGGCGGCGCCCGGACGGGCCGACATCGCCATCGGCATCCCGACCTTCAACCGGCCTGCGGACTGCGTCAACGCGCTGGCCGCACTCACGTCGGATCCGTTGGTCGACGAGGTGATCAGCGCGGTCATCGTGTCCGACCAGGGCACCAGGCAGGCCAAGGACCATCCCGGTTTCGCGGCCGCCGCCGCCGCGCTCGGGGACCGGTTGTCGGTGCGCTACCAGCCCAACCTCGGCGGCTCCGGAGGCTACAGCCGGGTCATGTACGAGGCGCTGAAGAACACCGACTGCGAACAGATCCTGTTCATGGACGACGACATCCGGGTCGAGCCGGATTCCATCCTGCGGGCGCTGGCGCTCAACCGGTTCGCCAAGACACCCACCCTGGTCGGCGGCCAGATGCTCAATCTGCAGGAACCCTCGCACCTGCACGTGATGGGCGAGATGGTCGACTCGGCGAACTTCATGTGGACCGGCGCGGTCAACACCGAGTACGACCACAACTTCGCCAAGTACCCGCTCAACGACGAGGAGCAGGAGCGCAGCAAGCTGCTGCACCGGCGTATCGACGTCGACTACAACGGCTGGTGGATGTGCATGATCCCGCGGCAGGTGGCCCAGGAACTGGGCCAGCCGTTGCCGCTGTTCATCAAGTGGGACGACGCCGAGTACGGACTGCGTGCCGCCGAGCACGGGTATCCCACCGTCACCCTGCCCGGCGCGGCGATCTGGCACATGGCGTGGAGCGACAAGGACGACGCCATCGACTGGCAGGCCTACTTCCACCTGCGCAACCGGCTGGTCGTCGCGGCCCTGCACTGGGACGGCAAGATCAGCGGTCTGTTGCTGAGCCATCTCAAGGCAACCCTCAAACACCTTCTCTGCCTTGAGTATTCGACCGTCGCCATTCAGAACAAGGCGATGGACGACTTCCTGGCCGGCCCGGATCACATCTTCTCCATCCTGGAGTCCGCGCTGCCGGATGTGCGCAAGCTGCGTGAACAGTTCCCGGACGCCGTGGTGCTGGAGAGCGCGACCGTGCTGCCCGCCCCGTCGGACAAGAGGTGGCGCCGCAAGGTCAGCATCCCCACCAATCCGCTGTCGATCCTGATCCGCCTGACTCAGGGTGTGCTGCACCAACTTTCGGTGCACAATCCGGAGCATCACGTACGGCCGCAGATCAACGTCGCAACCCAGGATGCCCGCTGGTTCTCGCTGTGCAAGGTCGACGGTGTGACCGTCACCACCGCCGACGGGTGTGGTGTGGTGTACCGCCAGCGGGACCGTGCCAGGATGTTCGAACTGCTGCGGGAATCGGTGAGCCGGCAGATCAAGCTGGGCCGCAAGTTCAACAAGATGCGCAAGGTCTACCGCAAGGCGCGGCCCGAACTGACCAGCACCGAGCGGTGGGAAGCTGTGCTCCTGGCGACCGAACCGGCGTCCCCGGCTCTGGAAAAGGCCTGA